The genome window GAAAATCACTCAACTTAGTAAACAATGCCAAGAAGCTGCActttaaactgttattttaaaataaccataaaaagACACACATATACCCCTACACATAATTCCAGACCCCTTCTCAAAACGGGGATTCACATTTTTGTAGAAAACCTGGACAATGAAAAACTGGGCAGCTCTCGGAGGAGTCGGCTTAACTCTTCCAGGTAAGGCCTAATTCTGGGGGACCACCAGGTACGAGGAAGTACATACAGGTCGCCACTACCCCGGATGGAGGGGACCTCGGCGGAGCCCGATACTCGCCTGACTTTTCCACCAGCTCCCGTACATCCTTCTTCTCGGGCAGCCCCGAGTATCCCAGCCCCCGACACTCCAAAATGGTCTTCAGCTTCTTGAAGCTCAGCGCCACCGGATCCACTAGCTGGGTGGCAAAAATGCCAGTTTCATACCACACAATGGCCTCAAAAAACCTAGCCAGGACGAACAAGACCAGAAAATAGAGGAGCAAGAAAAAAAGCTTCAGCCACATCTTCCCCgaagtcttctctcttttcagagAGCTCAGAATACGAaagagaggaggtgaggggagtgTGGATTCACGCCGGCCTGGGCGAGGGCACTATCTGCGCGTGCGGTCCGGCCCTCGCCGCGGTCACTGTCGGAACATCCCGGGCCCGGAGGCAGGTGGATTTGGGAATCTGTGAGGAGAGGGAACAGACGAGGAGAGGCCGAGGCGCAGAGCTTCACGCCGGGCCTCCCAGTCaagaggcaagaaaaataaacagaaaaaacttaaaaagccCATTAAACATGGGGTGAGCCCGCGGGGATGAAACGAAGGGACGCTCCCCAGGCAGGGGGCACTGACCGAAGCGGCGGGGTCGGCCTTCCAGCACCGTAATCTCAAGGAGGAGAgggaaacgaaaaaaaaaataattccgaTCCACACAGGAAGCGGGGTCCGGGCTGCAGGCGGGGGGCGCAGGGGCCGATCGGGAATCCGCGGCGGAGGGTCAAGAGGACGCCACACTCGGCCCGGCAAGGCCCGGGGCCCAGCGCGAGAAGAAGCGGGCGCCGCAGCGCCGCGCCCGGCGCCCACGGCCCAGGCCCCGCCGGCCGCCCAGGATCCGCGAGAAGCGGGGCCGgcacggcggcggcggcggcagctcCAGGTTCTCTCCCGCCAGCGGGCGGCGCCTTTCAGGGGGAACGGGCACCGCGGCCCGGCCCGGGAGGGGGCGTCGCGATCTCTGCAGAGGGAAATGGGGCGCGCGCAGCGAAGGTCccggaggaaaaaaaggaaaaaacaggctCAAGACGGCTCCCTGGGCGGCTATCCGGTTGCCTCCTGGCCACTCTGTGCCCGCCCCGCTCGGATGGGCGCTGCGGACCCCGGCCGCCGTCCCCGTCACCTCGCGAGGCCGCGACTGTCGCCTTCGAAGCAGAGGAGCGGTAGCGACCGCAGCCCGGGCAGAGACACAACAACTGACGtcggcggcggggcggggcctcAGGCGGGGCCGGGAAGGAGCGCCCGCCAGGCCGGAGGAGGAATGGGGTGGCCCAGCGGGGAGCAGTGGCTAGGGAGGGAGGCGGTAAAGAAGTGCGAAGCCGCAGCCTTGACTGGCTGGGCTTCCAAACAGCTCCCAAAGGTGCTCCTCCAATGTCTGCTCCGCTCTCTTTCCTTTTGCCCTGCAGATATTTAGTAATTGATTTTGTCCAAGGGTTGGACTTTGGACTGtgtcattttgtgtatttttttgtgaAAATAGGATAGTTAATTATCCTCTTAAAATCGATAAAAATAGAAGAGTACGTTTATGTTAGGTACTGGTGAATTGGGAAATTTTTGGCACAGTTGGTTTGAGGTGGTAGAAGGTGAAACCcagaaaacaatgatttttttccatctctaggTGAGAATGTAGTTTGTGCATTGTGCGTTAGAGAGGTTTGACTGAAAGGGCAGTTAGAACTAGGCCCACTGGTCACAGCCCGTTAGAGTCTTTCCTCCCCTTCAGTCTGAGGGGTGCTAAAAGTCAAGTAATGAAGCGCTGAGTTCCCAGGACAAAGGTTGTTGAATGTTGATGTGTCCCAGTGCAAagtttatctgtgttttctttcattaccCTCCCTGTGTGTGGGCTCCGCAGCAAGAACTTGGATAAAATGAGTGGTGTGGGTGAGCACGCAGTACCtagttgtatatttatttaacaccAGTGGCGAATACTCTTTATGAAAATCTCTGTGCCAGTCCTTAGGGAGAAAGGGATTGCATACATAAATTAAACAAGGCCGGCTTTTACCAGCCCCCTTGATCAGGAAGGAAAAGACCTAAGAATTACAAGAGAAACGTTCGCCATTATGCAAAACTGTCAAGTGTCTTAAACTAGGGGTGGACGGTTTAGGAAGAATGGGGGTATGACCCTCAATCTTGGAGTGAATGaggaatggaaaacaaagaatgaaCTGTGAGAATGTAGCCTGCAAATGGTACCCCTTtaaattaaagcaaataaaagcTTTTCAGTACACAGCTAGAGGAGGAGGACTCAGAAGGGAACGCCCCTGGAGCAGAAAGAATCAGAGGAGGAGGTGTAGGAATGTACAGCCTAGCTCTTGACCTCTGCTTCTGTGTTTTAAAACTAGCTTCAATGTGGCTTTGTTTCCACAACTGGCAGGTCAATGTGGGAGATTGTATTAAATAGTTCATTATAACAAGCTTCGTTCTGAAATGTCAGAATACTTGGGTATGTCACAGTGACCCTATTACTGGGTGATATTGCTGTCCAAACCTTGACATTTAGGGTGAAGTCCTTCTTTTCAAAGGAATGTACTCACTAGTGAGGAAAGACTGACCCAAACTCAAATAAGGTAAAAGAGGGTCATGCGGGGAGAGTTGGGGTGTGAGCTGAAGATGGAACCAGTCAGGCCAGAGTttcaaattggaaaaatattaaagaggcgattaaataattctttgatatttcttgtttgtttcaaCTGTCTCCCATCCCACCCCCTAGCCTTATTCCCTCAAGGTTTAACACTTAGAAAAAGTAACAGCactgacttattttaaaaaaaaattatatcttctATTGATGGGAATGTACAACCTTTCCAAAGGGCAATTTACAATGTGAGTTAGAAGGCCCCTGAAATACATGCTCTTTGGCAAAGTAATCTCACTTCAGGGAAGCTATCATGAAGAAATAACTGGTCACGTGTGTAGGGATGCATGTGCAGAGTTTTGTTGGTGTAAagttaataatagggaaaaagaaataaagaaaacgaaaacaacccaagtatctGGCAACAGAGATTGGTCAAATACAGTAATCCAAATGATGAACGATTAGGCAGCTTCTAAAAAGAAAGATGTAGACATATGGCCATGGACGTGGAACCATGTCCAAAGTGCAGTGTCTGCAGGGAAGAGCAGGTTACTGAGAAGTTTGCATGATAAATGACGgcatttttgtatttgtataagaaaaaaagatatacataCACTAAAACGTTAATCATATTCATCTTTAGGTGATGGAATTTAGAtggttgaaatttttattttgtgctttatctttattacttttctgaactaattatacattatttttgtaattttaagatgtgttttaaaaaataagacaaccaTTAGAACTGTTTCCCTGGTCTGGAGGTTTAGCTGCAGAGATTCATCCTTTGAGATTCCAAGGAAGGTATGGCCTGTCCTCCCATGAGGGTGATTTTAGTTTCCACTATGCCTAATTGGGCAGACCATTACAACTTTTGTTCAAAGACAAGGCTGACAAAAGGATGAAttatatactgtttttcataatctGTTTTTCTAATAGCTAAACTATTAATCTGGTTTCTTGATTTTCCATCTCAGATTCTGTTAGTTTGTGGGATGGCTTAAATGCCTTATCATTTGATATTGTGGCAAGAACAATGGTAATAAAAATATGCCAGACTAACAAGGATAAACTTTGTCCCAGACAAACCCTACTTATTATAAAATAGATCCTCTTCTTATCCCTACCCAATCTGATTCCTATTACTCGAAGACTATTCTTTAAgcatttttctcatgtttacCCATGTATTTCCAATAATAGGTTTATActgcttttcttgatttttccatttttatacattatttattgatttcttaccaTGGAATATGAAGAATGATCTCTTTTATATCACCCATTCACACACCATTTCCCTTCCCTTATCCCCAATGTGATTATATgatacattcatttttatattaatatgacCATACAAATCTTATTCATGGCTGAGGCACATCATTTATAGTTCCTTTTTTATGCAATTGTTCATTTTCCCTGGAGTTAATAATTAACTCAAATTTTGGTTTGTTCTATTTTCTAGGTCCCTGTCTGAACTATAAAACTATTCTGATGACTAATCTAtcaattctgtattttattgGAAATAAACCTCTGTCGtggcctcctcctccaggctACACTCGTTATTCTTCAGACCAACTACACAGCTGTCATCCCTTCACTTCTCTTCTAtgttggattctgttttcttgatCCCGTGGTTGCACTTTgttctttcacttccttgtttGCATGGAACACATCCCATTCTACAGTGGTTTAGTAAGAAAGTAAACATGGAGATAAACTTTAGAGACCTTACATATCTAAAACTTCCTTTATCCAaccctcattctttcttttttcccaaactTAACAACCTGCAAGAATATTACCAAAACCTCCTTAATACCCTTCACCAATTTGCCAGTTAACATTTTTGCTGTATTTGCTTTATCATGTCTTTTCTCTATattgtatatgcatattttttcttGAACCATTTAAGAGTTAGTTGCAGTTATCCTTCATATTCGAATGATAGTTTGGCTAAGTATAGAATTCTAAATTGGAAATcattttctctcagaattttgAAAACGTCAATCCATTATCTTCCATCTTCTGTTGTGACTTGTTTGTTCTCTCTGTTAGCTCTTCAACTCTTCTTTTTATCCTTGGTGTTCTGAACTTTTACAATGATGTACATCAGGGCAAGTCTCTTTTCCTTCATTGTGTTCAGTGCCCACTGGGCCCTTTCACTAGGACAACTCATGTCCTTCAGTTCTGGGAAATTCTTTATAATTGCTCGTGTCCATTATCTCACTTTTCTGGAACTCCCATCAGTGAGATGTTGAAACTCTTAAATTGAtcctacaattttattttctcatttctctagttttcctctctttgccttttgttctattcactGAAAGATTTCTTCAACTTTATCTTTCACCCCTTTTACTGAATTCTTAATTTTGTCTatcctagtttttattttccaaaagctcTTGCTTGTCATAGGGATGTACCTTTTCTATAGcagccttgtttttgttttgtgtatgtagTACATTCTCATATTTCTCTGAAGATATTAATTAATAATGGTTTTCCTCCTGaggtttcttttgctctttctaTTGCCTCTTAGATCTggcttcattttctatttgtgtattttggtctttgtctttcatgttaGAGGCTCTCTTCAATTACCTGGTAATTCTTGGCTTTCTCCTTGTTCATAGTTTCATAAATGTGAGGCACTGAAAAGCTCATTGAAGTTCTCTGAGAGTGAATGCGGCTCACTGTACAGTGAATGGTCAGGGCCCATGCATTTCACTAGGAGGATCAGTAAGTCCTTTCTGctgggttgtttgcttttgtcGAAGAAGAATTCTGCCTGAAAATTCAAATATGGCTTTCAGCATCCTGGGACTGAGTGGGAGAAGGAGGCTGGGACTATCACGTCTCAACCATCAGGCTTGAGCTTAATATCATAGTTTTCAGTAGGGTTCCTCATCTCCCTGACATAACTATACTGGTATTTCTAAGTCCAGAGTCTGCCTATCCACTTCAAAGGATAAACCTCCCATCTTCttctggggtgggagaggggcaaGTGCCTGGCTGCACAGGGTGCAACTGTACCTTATGAAACTTCTAGTAAATCTTCCAGTTTTTAGCCCCACTTTGCACCTTGGGCTTCCAAAGTGTTGTGCTTCCAATTTCTGAACATTTACTAGATTCTGTGACACCAACTGTTTATTTAGTGTGGCAGAGGTAGTGCCACAGACCACAGCTTCTGGCCTTCTTGCAGTTAGGTTCTGTAAGTGACTGAATCATGGCCGGTGGGAGGCCAGTAGTAATGTGCACCTCTTTCAGGCCTGGCCAATGTAAACAGGCCGACCCTCTCCAGATTGGGTAGCCAGGAGGTGGACCCACAGAACAGTCCTGAGAACTGTGCTATGGCAGGTCCTGGGGCCCCTGGGATTTGTTTTGACCTTCTGCCTCCATTTTTTGACTATAAGGCTCTCTGCATCTAAGACACAATTGCTTCCACAGAGCCAGAGGAGCAAGGGTGGGACTTGCAGGGACCTCAGAATGATAGAGAGCATTGGAAAAGGAATCCCAACATTTGCTACTTTGTTTTCTGGTAGGGACAAAGTGAGTGGCAggtaaagggaaaggaaataacacCATTGTCTATACTTTGTTCTCTTACCCTATTGTCAAGAACACATTTTGGTAAAAAATGGTTAGTAATGGTTAAAAAATGGCTCAAAATCTAAGTCCCGTGTAGAAAAGTTAGGTATTTATCATCTTATGTCTGGTTATACACAGTGAAGCATAGATTTGAGGTAGGTAAAGTCTGTCTCCAGCATAGAAACATATTTGATGTTTCCCATTTCAAGGACAGAAATGTTCATTTCATTAGTAACTAATGATAAAAGGGTGATAGGGCAGCCCTTGCCTTAGAGCAGCTCACCCTTCAGCAGTTTCCCCAGGGAGCTCTTGGCCAGATACACGCCGTTAGGAAGTAATGCCAAGAAGTGCATACGTACCATCCCTTGACACCTACTGTCCCCCTGActtctcccctctctgcccatAGCTCCTCTGCCCTTTTTTGGCCCTGTCCTCCCCATACTTCCCATCCTTGCACAAGCTCCCTTCCTGAGGAATCTCCCAAACAATTAAACAAAGTTCACTGAAAATTTACATGATCTATTTCCTTATTACCAGACTAACTGATTTACATGTTTGAAAGCTTACTGTTGTACAGTTATTTAATTTATAGCTGATTTGAATATGGCATTTATGGTCGTTAAAAGAGAAGACTTCAGTTTAAGGGTTTCCTTAGGCATGTAGCGACCTAACTACATTGTTTGTGTGAGAAAATCAGACTTACCCAAGAGTGCCTTCTCCAGGAACCTGCCCTGTTGTGATTGTGAGAACTGTGTGTCCTGTCCTTTCTGTGTGGAGATGACCCTGTTCACTGACTGTCACCACAGCATTGGTATCAAGTTGCTTTTTCCAGTGCATTAAGGCCATTACCTGCAGGAATAAGTGATATCCAGAAAGCAGTGTTCAGAGACCTATTTGTCACTCAAGCAGGAATCTTCAAAAGTGGGAACCTCTTTTCACCAGAGCGATCCCTGCAGAAAGTAGctttcaataaaactgaaaggaatgcATCCTGGGACAGCTCTGCTTTGTACATTGCCCTCCATATAATAAACAACCCTTCTCCTCCGGCTAGCCAGCCAGCTAGCAGTCACCTGTGCTTTCATCCTCCAATACCAGGAACAGCAAGCAGTAGAATTCTGTATAAACACTTTGAAGACAAAGGTGAGTAAGGGTGGAGTAAGCAAATAAGTCACTTTTCCTCTTGGAGTAAACATTTCACTCCTCTGATCACCTGAAGCTACAATGACATTTCGTCTGACCAGTGGGGCTGGCTACATAATTGTCCTGCCCAGTACAAAATGAAAGCACACTCCCCTTGTTTAAAAAGCAGGGGGAAAGTACCATTAAAGGTATTATATGAAGCTTTTTCTTTCACAGTAGCTCTCTTGACCTATCATGGTGCTTTTTAATTTGCTACTTAATATAACTTTCCCTTACAGGGTAAGTGCAGGTCCTCACAGGCACCTGGACCCCCATCCTCGGGCCACAGAGCCCTGCAGCAGACGGTGGGTCCCGGAAAAGATTGCAATCTCAGCGCCAGGACATGTTCAGAACTTAGATTGGGGGTGGGCGAGAGTCCTGCCCCTGATGACTACCCCCCAAAACAGCGGTGTTGCTGCCAGCCCTGGCAGGGATTGCTGCTGTCACCCACACCTTGCTGCAAAGCATCCCCGGGCTTAAGCCCAGGGCCCCACTGGGGATAGAAGGTCACAACAGAACATGGGCCTCCTCGCGTCCCCACTGGAGACACAACCTGGTTGCCACCACCAGTGGAAGGCAGCAGTGGTCGCAGTGGGGAGGGTAGGTGTGGAGAGGGTGAGACTGGGCAGAGCCCTGGGGCACCAGGCCATGGAGAGCCCCCTGCCGGGAGGTGGGGAGCTAACAGCAGGCAGACGGCCTATGAGCAGACTTCATTTACAATGTTCATCAGACTTTGCTTACAAAACgcaaatccaaagaaaaaatatttcgaatttcaagatggcaactgCAGAGCATTAAACAACAAGCACAGGGTCCATCTGAACGTGGGGTCCTATGCCACTGCTCTGTCCACACATCCATGAAGCTGGCCATGTGGgataaaattattgaaatcaaTGAGAGTCCAGAAAGttattttgtattacatttttggCATTTATTATATGGCTTCGTACACAGtttcatttctctgtcttctcccctTCCTGGGTGCCATCTGCAAGGCTTAACTCCCACTCTTTCCAACTATTCTCTGGCATAGTACAGCCCTCTCTAAACCTTATCCATTAAATAGAAATAACACAATGATCGCATAAGATTCTTCTGAGGACTTAATGAATTAAAGCTTATACGGTACTCTAAGCCCAGTGACTGGCGCATGTTTTATACAAATGGACATGCACATAcgagattggacaattaagttcacaaactcatcctagaaaaaaatgctatatacctcattgcagaatatcactatagtcaccttcaaagtactccctttgggaagctatgcactgatgccagcacctagtccacccttcgaagcaattttggaactctttttctggagtggccctcagagctgtcgtcatatcactcttgatgtcctgaatgtcatcaaaatgtcttcctttcaatatttcatttatttttgggtaaagaaagaagtcattgtgggccagatcaggtgagtagggagggtgttccaaaacaattatttgtttactggttaaaaactcccttacagacagtgccgtgtgagctggtgcattgtcatgatgcaagagccataaattgttggtgaaaagttcaggttgttttcgtctaacattttcacgcagacttttcagctcttccaaatagtaaacttggttaactgtttgtccagttggtacaaattcataatgaataatccctctggtataaaaaaaaaaaggttagcaacattgttgcaacaagttcacgaacttaatggTTGGACCTTGTATATAGGTAGTATTTACCCACATACATGGCTACCCAGACACCTCTGTTAGACACATAGGGACAGTAACAGAGTCATAAATTGTACTTAAGAAGTATTTTTTGGCCAAAAGAATACagttaatataaatattcttttaaatgtcagTCTAGCTAATGAATGTGTTTTTTAGGTGAAATGTGATGCAAATAttactttacatttaaaagagaaaccagaaaagcatttgtcaaaaatTCAAACCTGTTATGATAGAATAATTCAGGAAGTAAGCTCAACTGACTTGaggacatggaaaaaaataaagttctgaaAACCCTGATAAATAtgatttcataatgaaaataggCTTTgcaaagaaagatggaagaaattgGTGTGGGTTaacacagagaagagaaggataagaaagaactttaaaatagcaATATTGCTTTCAATTGAAAGTGTACATTTTGTTACAAAAGTAGTACATGTTTATTACAGAAAACGTAGAAAATACatattagcaaaaagaaaaaattaaaaatatgcacacTCCCACAATGAACAGTTTGTATCAATTGATTATCCTACTGTAAATACAGGTTTGATACCCTTGATGATAttggacattttcatttttaaaatctgtttgcCAATTTTACAGCTAAGATGGCATCTCATTgcgatttttatttaaattacttcttTGAATAATAAATTACTTCTTTCCTCATCTTATACTCATGTACTTATTGTTcatataaattttcctttctgaattgCCTGTGTCCATAAACTATTATTAGTtaagatatttgtttttctttttaaaaattagaaatatttaaaattacatataaaaaatacGGACAATAATAGAACAGAAATAGcatttctatgtgtttttcaGAAAGAAGGCCTGCTAGGGGTGAGTTAC of Rhinolophus sinicus isolate RSC01 linkage group LG05, ASM3656204v1, whole genome shotgun sequence contains these proteins:
- the LOC109456769 gene encoding E3 ubiquitin-protein ligase RNF103 isoform X6, whose translation is MWLKLFFLLLYFLVLFVLARFFEAIVWYETGIFATQLVDPVALSFKKLKTILECRGLGYSGLPEKKDVRELVEKSGDLMEGELYSALKEEEASESVSSTNFSGEMHFYELVEDTKDGIWLVQKEELLY